From the Xylella fastidiosa genome, the window AAAACACCCTGGAAGCCGCCGAAGCGACGGATTGTTGATCCCCTAGTTCTGGCATGCGCACGTTGCAAGGTGTCATTAACATAGGCCCTTAGTGTCGATCCGAGAGATTTCGGCGTAAAATTAAGCATTACCTAAAACTTTCTCGGATCTGCCGATGCTGCGCATCTTGGCTGAAGCTTTGACTTACGACGATGTTTCACTCGTCCCTTCCCATTCGACCGTCCTGCCCAAGGATGTCAAGCTCGAAACCCGGTTGACACGCAATATCAGGCTCAAATTGCCGATCCTTTCAGCGGCGATGGACACCGTCACAGAAGCTCGTTTGGCGATCGTCATGGCGCAGCTTGGCGGGATTGGCATCATCCACAAAAACCTTACCATCGAACAGCAAGTCGCTGAGGTCACTAAAGTCAAGAAATACGAATCTGGCGTCATTCGTGATCCGATTACAGTTGATCCAGAGACATCAATTCGCGATGTGTTAGCACTGACCCGTGCCAAGAACATTTCTGGTGTCCCTGTTGTTGATAAAGGTCAATTAATTGGCCTCGTGACTCACCGCGATATGCGCTTTGAAAGGGAGCTTGATGACCCCGTGCGCCATATCATGACTAAAAAAGAAGCCCTGGTGACAGTCAAAGAAGGGGCCGACTCCCAAGAGGTACTCCAACTGCTGCATAAACATCGCATCGAAAAGATATTGGTTGTGAACGATGCTTTTGAACTGCGCGGCCTCATCACTGTTAAAGATATTCAAAAAAAATCCGACTATCCCAACGCAGCCAAAGATGCAGTGACCCGCTTGCTGGTTGGCGCTGCTGTGGGTGTAGGGGGAGAGACTGAAAAGCGCGTTGAGACATTGGCTACTGCTGGAGTGGATGTGATCATTGTCGATACTGCGCATGGTTATTCTCAGGGTGTGCTTGATCGTGTGGCTTGGATCAAGCGTTACTTCCCGCAACTACAAGTGATTGGCGGCAATATTGTGACTGGTGATGCTGCCTTGGCACTGATGGATGTCGGTGCCGATGCAGTGAAGGTGGGTGTCGGTCCCGGCTCCATTTGTACAACGCGAATGGTGGCAGGTGTTGGTGTGCCGCAGATCACCGCTGTGCAGATGGTTTCCGACGCGCTGCAAGATCGCATTCCGCTGATTGCTGACGGCGGTATCCGCTATTCCGGTGATATTGGCAAGGCATTAGCTGCAGGCGCATCAACCGTCATGATCGGTGGTTTGTTTGCAGGGACTGAGGAAGCTCCCGGTGATGTTGAGTTGTTCCAGGGGCGCACTTACAAAAGCTATCGCGGCATGGGTTCTTTGGCGGCGATGGAAAAGGGCTCCAAAGATCGCTATTTCCAGGAAGCGAGCGACGTTGACAAACTGGTCCCGGAAGGCATTGAAGGACGTGTGCCTTACCGTGGTTCAGTCAGTGGCATCGTGCATCAGCTGATGGGCGGCTTGCGTGCCACCATGGGGTATGTTGGCTGCGCAACAATCGAAGAGATGCGTACCAAACCCCAGTTTGTGAAAATCACTGGGGCCGGTCAGGTTGAGAGTCACGTTCATGACGTGCAAATCACCAAAGAGCCGCCGAATTATCGGATGCGCTGAGTCTCAGTGATGCCCCACAGAGCCTCTGCCTGTCTTTCGCGACCTTGTTGGTCGTCATCCGTATCAATCGTTGTGGCATTTTGTATTGTTGTGTTTTGTGGGGGATCGCTGTCATGGCTATCTTTCTCGAGTCATTGCTTACCTGATGTGCGACTTGCCTGATCTCTTATGTGTCGCGTTACTGAGTTTTTTTTATTGAGCCAGCGCCCACTGCGTTCCTGTCACTGGACCACCTGCTATGACACCGAATATTCATCACGACAAAATTCTTATCCTCGATTTCGGCGCACAGTACACCCAGTTGATTGCCCGTCGTATCCGTGAAATTGGTGTCTACTGCGAAGTGTGGCCCTGGGATCACTCCCCTGAAGAGATTCTGAGCTTCGGGGCCAAAGGTATCATCCTCTCCGGTGGCCCTGAATCGACCACATCCCCGGGTGCGCCTGCAGCACCGCAGCACGTCTTTGATAGTGACTTACCAATCTTCGGTATTTGCTATGGCATGCAAACCATGGCCGTACATCTTGGGGGTGCGACCGAGGCAGCCGACAAACGCGAGTTTGGTCATGCCTCGGTCCAGGTGATTTACCCGGATACCTTGTTTTCCGGCTTGTCCGATCATCCCTCTGAGTTCCGTCTGGATGTGTGGATGAGTCATGGTGACCATGTTTCACGCGTCCCGCCCTGCTTCACCATTACAGCCGCCACTGACCGCATCCCCATTGCGGCGATGAGTCGCGAGGATAAGCGCTGGTATGGCGTGCAATTCCATCCGGAAGTGACCCATACCTTACAGGGACAGGCTTTATTGCGCCGTTTTGTGGTTGATATATGTGGCTGTCAGACGTTATG encodes:
- the guaB gene encoding IMP dehydrogenase → MLRILAEALTYDDVSLVPSHSTVLPKDVKLETRLTRNIRLKLPILSAAMDTVTEARLAIVMAQLGGIGIIHKNLTIEQQVAEVTKVKKYESGVIRDPITVDPETSIRDVLALTRAKNISGVPVVDKGQLIGLVTHRDMRFERELDDPVRHIMTKKEALVTVKEGADSQEVLQLLHKHRIEKILVVNDAFELRGLITVKDIQKKSDYPNAAKDAVTRLLVGAAVGVGGETEKRVETLATAGVDVIIVDTAHGYSQGVLDRVAWIKRYFPQLQVIGGNIVTGDAALALMDVGADAVKVGVGPGSICTTRMVAGVGVPQITAVQMVSDALQDRIPLIADGGIRYSGDIGKALAAGASTVMIGGLFAGTEEAPGDVELFQGRTYKSYRGMGSLAAMEKGSKDRYFQEASDVDKLVPEGIEGRVPYRGSVSGIVHQLMGGLRATMGYVGCATIEEMRTKPQFVKITGAGQVESHVHDVQITKEPPNYRMR